Proteins from one Pseudomonas bijieensis genomic window:
- a CDS encoding aromatic ring-hydroxylating oxygenase subunit alpha, with translation MYPKNAWYVACTPDEIADNPLGRQICGEKMVFYRGHEGKVAAVEDFCPHRGAPLSLGYVENGNLVCGYHGLVMGSDGKTVEMPGQRVRGFPCNKTFAVQERHGFIWVWPGDQALADPALIHHLEWAESDEWAYGGGLFHIQCDYRLMIDNLMDLTHETYVHASSIGQKEIDEAPPVTTVEGDEVVTARHMENIMAPPFWRMALRGNNLADDVPVDRWQICRFTPPSHVLIEVGVAHAGNGGYHAAPQFKASSIVVDFITPETETSIWYFWGMARHFQPQDEALTASIREGQGKIFSEDLEMLERQQRNLLDHPQRNLLKLNIDAGGVQSRRVLERWIAREREAQAGLIASSHQPQVAEQRP, from the coding sequence ATGTACCCCAAAAATGCCTGGTACGTTGCCTGCACCCCCGATGAAATCGCCGACAACCCCCTGGGTCGCCAGATCTGCGGTGAGAAGATGGTTTTTTACCGCGGGCATGAGGGCAAGGTCGCGGCCGTGGAAGATTTCTGCCCTCATCGCGGCGCCCCGCTCTCCTTGGGTTATGTCGAAAACGGCAACCTGGTGTGCGGCTATCACGGTCTGGTGATGGGCAGCGACGGCAAGACCGTCGAGATGCCAGGGCAGCGGGTACGAGGGTTCCCTTGCAACAAGACTTTTGCGGTCCAGGAGCGGCATGGGTTCATCTGGGTCTGGCCTGGTGACCAGGCGCTGGCCGACCCGGCGCTGATCCATCATCTGGAATGGGCCGAAAGCGATGAATGGGCCTATGGCGGAGGCCTGTTCCACATCCAGTGCGACTATCGCCTGATGATCGACAACCTGATGGACCTGACCCACGAAACCTACGTCCATGCCTCAAGCATCGGCCAGAAGGAGATCGACGAGGCACCGCCGGTGACCACGGTCGAAGGTGACGAAGTGGTTACCGCCCGGCACATGGAAAACATCATGGCCCCGCCGTTCTGGCGCATGGCCTTGCGCGGCAACAACCTGGCCGACGATGTGCCGGTGGACCGCTGGCAGATCTGCCGCTTCACCCCGCCCAGCCATGTACTGATCGAAGTGGGTGTCGCCCATGCCGGCAACGGCGGTTATCACGCCGCGCCGCAATTCAAGGCATCGAGCATCGTGGTGGATTTCATCACGCCGGAAACCGAGACCTCGATCTGGTATTTCTGGGGCATGGCGCGACATTTCCAACCGCAGGATGAAGCCCTTACCGCGTCCATTCGCGAAGGCCAAGGCAAGATTTTCAGCGAAGACCTGGAAATGCTCGAGCGCCAACAGCGCAACCTGCTGGATCATCCGCAACGCAATTTGCTCAAGCTCAACATCGATGCCGGTGGTGTGCAGTCCCGTCGGGTGCTGGAGCGCTGGATCGCACGGGAACGGGAAGCACAGGCCGGTTTGATCGCCAGCAGCCATCAACCGCAAGTGGCGGAGCAGCGGCCATGA
- a CDS encoding PDR/VanB family oxidoreductase translates to MIEVQVAARHNEALDICSYELTRVDGEPLPAFTAGAHIDVHLPGGLIRQYSLCNHPEERHRYLIGVLKDPASRGGSRSLHELIQPGMRLHISEPRNLFALAPQARRSLLFAGGIGITPILCMAEHLAQSGATFELHYCARARDRAAFVERLRQSPYADRVFLHFDEEPQTQLDAARVLAAPGDDLHLYVCGPGGFMQHILDTAKSQGWQEACLHREYFAAAPTDTRADGSFSVKLARSGQVFEVPADRSVVQVLESHGIEIPISCEQGVCGTCLTRVLEGVPEHRDMFLTEAEQAGNDQFTPCCSRSRTPVLVLDL, encoded by the coding sequence ATGATCGAAGTCCAGGTCGCGGCGCGACACAACGAAGCCCTCGACATCTGCAGCTACGAGCTGACGCGTGTCGATGGCGAGCCGTTGCCGGCCTTCACCGCCGGCGCCCATATCGACGTGCATTTGCCCGGCGGGCTGATTCGCCAGTACTCGCTGTGCAATCATCCCGAGGAACGGCATCGCTACCTCATCGGCGTGCTCAAGGATCCGGCGTCCCGCGGTGGTTCGCGCAGCCTGCATGAGCTGATCCAGCCAGGCATGCGCTTGCACATCAGCGAACCGCGCAACCTGTTCGCCCTCGCCCCGCAAGCCCGGCGCAGCTTGTTGTTCGCTGGTGGCATCGGTATTACGCCGATCCTGTGCATGGCCGAGCACCTGGCCCAGAGCGGTGCGACGTTCGAGCTGCATTACTGCGCCCGCGCCCGGGACCGCGCGGCCTTTGTCGAGCGCCTGCGCCAATCCCCTTACGCCGACCGGGTATTCCTGCATTTCGATGAAGAACCGCAAACCCAGCTGGACGCCGCCAGGGTCCTGGCCGCGCCCGGCGATGACCTGCACCTCTACGTGTGCGGGCCCGGTGGTTTCATGCAGCACATCCTCGACACAGCCAAGAGCCAGGGCTGGCAAGAAGCCTGCCTGCACCGCGAATACTTCGCCGCCGCCCCCACCGATACCCGCGCCGATGGCAGCTTTTCGGTCAAGCTGGCCCGCAGCGGCCAAGTGTTCGAGGTGCCGGCGGACCGCAGTGTGGTGCAGGTACTGGAGAGCCATGGCATCGAGATTCCGATTTCCTGCGAGCAAGGTGTATGCGGCACCTGCCTGACGCGTGTGCTGGAAGGTGTACCGGAACATCGGGACATGTTTCTGACCGAGGCGGAACAGGCCGGCAACGACCAGTTCACACCGTGTTGTTCCAGGTCCAGGACACCAGTCTTGGTACTGGACCTCTAA
- a CDS encoding NAD(P)/FAD-dependent oxidoreductase encodes MNNAVIDLIIIGAGPAGMSAALEARAHGLSVVVLDEQASPGGQIYRQVLQADVRSRAVLGDDYVAGAKLAADFLQCGARYLPGAAIWQVTPQRQVHYLVEGRAEVLQGRHLLIATGAFERPMPIPGWTLPGVMTAGAGQILLKSAAMVPATPVVLAGCGPLLYLLAVQYLRAGIALEVLVDTSQRSDLLRAWRAIPGALRGWRDLLKGLGLLAELKRAGVRHFRSACNLRVEGTDRACALSFDSQGRSQRIHADLILLHQGVVPNTQISWSLRLEHDWNEQQLCWIVRRNQWGESSVPGIFIAGDGGTIGGARVAQLEGRLAALAIAGQSAQASSLQRALGRARAIRPLLDILYRPGMQNRIPADDVTVCRCEEVSAGDIRRHVDLGCLGPNQTKAFGRCGMGPCQGRQCGLSVTEIIAEHRQVSPAEVGYYRIRSPLKPITLAQLAGERLSVEEPT; translated from the coding sequence ATGAATAACGCAGTCATCGACCTGATCATCATCGGTGCTGGCCCGGCGGGAATGAGCGCTGCGCTCGAAGCCAGGGCTCATGGCCTGTCAGTGGTCGTGCTGGATGAACAGGCCAGCCCGGGCGGGCAGATTTATCGCCAGGTGCTCCAGGCTGACGTACGCAGCCGCGCCGTGTTGGGTGACGACTATGTTGCCGGGGCGAAATTGGCCGCCGACTTTTTGCAATGCGGTGCCCGCTATCTGCCTGGCGCGGCCATCTGGCAGGTGACGCCGCAGCGTCAGGTGCACTACTTGGTCGAGGGGCGCGCTGAAGTCTTGCAGGGGCGCCACCTGTTGATCGCCACCGGGGCCTTCGAGCGGCCGATGCCGATTCCCGGCTGGACCCTGCCGGGCGTCATGACCGCCGGAGCCGGGCAGATCTTGCTCAAAAGCGCGGCCATGGTGCCGGCCACGCCAGTGGTGCTGGCCGGCTGTGGTCCATTGCTCTACCTGCTGGCGGTGCAATACCTGCGCGCCGGGATCGCCCTTGAGGTCCTGGTGGACACCAGCCAGCGAAGCGATCTGCTGCGGGCCTGGCGGGCAATTCCCGGTGCGCTGCGCGGTTGGCGCGACCTGCTCAAAGGGCTGGGGCTGCTGGCGGAGCTCAAGCGTGCCGGCGTTCGGCATTTTCGCAGCGCTTGCAACTTGCGGGTTGAAGGCACGGACCGGGCCTGCGCCTTGAGCTTCGACAGCCAAGGCCGCTCACAGCGCATTCACGCCGATTTGATCCTGCTGCATCAGGGGGTGGTGCCGAACACCCAGATCAGTTGGTCGTTGCGTCTGGAACATGACTGGAATGAACAACAATTGTGCTGGATTGTGCGCCGCAATCAATGGGGTGAAAGCAGCGTGCCGGGCATCTTCATCGCCGGTGACGGTGGCACCATCGGCGGGGCCCGGGTGGCGCAACTGGAGGGGCGCCTGGCTGCGTTGGCAATCGCTGGCCAGTCCGCGCAAGCGTCTTCCCTGCAACGGGCGTTAGGCCGCGCCCGCGCCATACGGCCGCTACTCGACATCCTGTATCGCCCCGGCATGCAAAATCGCATTCCCGCCGACGACGTCACGGTGTGCCGCTGCGAAGAAGTCAGTGCTGGCGACATCCGCCGTCATGTCGACCTGGGTTGCCTGGGCCCCAACCAGACCAAGGCCTTCGGTCGTTGCGGCATGGGCCCGTGCCAGGGGCGCCAGTGCGGTCTGAGCGTCACTGAAATCATCGCCGAACACCGCCAAGTATCACCCGCCGAGGTGGGCTATTACCGCATCCGTTCACCCCTCAAACCTATCACGCTCGCCCAATTGGCCGGCGAGCGTCTCTCCGTCGAGGAACCCACATGA
- a CDS encoding LysR substrate-binding domain-containing protein, with protein MNLRQLEAFRAVILGQTVTRAAEMLHISQPAATRLIASLEEDIGFSLFDRVKGRLQPTAEAMTLYQEVQRSLLGVERIARTAQDIRTLKRGSLHIACAPAMGLSFVPRAIAAFMAEHDQVQISLVVHSSREVVDLVVGQRCDLGLIVLPNTYPSPRAEKLLATRMLCALPAGHRLQDQATIRPEDLQGEPFISYPQAIASRQHIDAIFAAHGVDRELRLETQLSLPMCAFVEQGLGVALVDAISAVEYRGQGIVFRAFEPAIEMDFSMLLPIQGPVSRLQASFLEHMQRFIEAQVPAAYRF; from the coding sequence ATGAACCTCCGTCAACTGGAAGCTTTTCGCGCCGTGATCCTGGGCCAGACCGTGACCCGCGCCGCCGAAATGCTGCACATCTCGCAACCCGCGGCGACCCGGCTGATCGCCAGCCTGGAAGAGGACATCGGTTTCAGCCTGTTCGACCGGGTCAAGGGGCGGCTGCAACCCACCGCCGAGGCCATGACCCTGTATCAGGAAGTGCAGCGCTCGTTGTTGGGCGTGGAACGCATTGCGCGGACCGCCCAGGACATCCGCACGCTCAAGCGCGGCTCCCTGCACATTGCCTGCGCACCGGCCATGGGCTTGTCATTCGTGCCCCGGGCGATTGCCGCGTTCATGGCTGAACACGATCAAGTACAGATATCGCTGGTGGTGCATTCGTCCCGGGAAGTGGTGGACTTGGTGGTGGGCCAGCGCTGCGACCTGGGCCTGATCGTGCTGCCCAACACTTACCCGAGCCCCCGCGCCGAAAAATTGCTGGCAACGCGCATGCTCTGCGCCCTACCGGCCGGCCATCGCTTGCAGGACCAGGCAACCATCCGTCCAGAGGATCTGCAGGGCGAACCGTTCATTTCCTACCCGCAGGCGATTGCCTCACGCCAACACATCGACGCCATCTTCGCCGCCCATGGCGTAGACCGTGAGCTGCGCCTGGAAACCCAGCTCTCGTTGCCCATGTGCGCGTTCGTCGAACAAGGTCTGGGCGTGGCGCTGGTGGATGCCATCAGTGCTGTCGAGTACCGGGGCCAGGGCATCGTCTTCCGGGCCTTCGAACCGGCGATAGAAATGGACTTCAGCATGCTCCTGCCCATCCAGGGGCCGGTTTCCAGGCTGCAAGCCAGTTTTCTGGAGCACATGCAGCGGTTTATCGAAGCGCAGGTGCCGGCGGCCTATCGGTTTTGA
- a CDS encoding ABC transporter substrate-binding protein → MNVKRIALKLGLVSLLAFGANLQAAESSLRIGIEAAYPPFASKTPDNTIVGFDYDIGQALCAEMKVRCIWQEQEFDGLIPALKVKKVDAVISSMSITPERLKSVDFSDRYYRIPARLVFRKGSGINDIPAQLKGKRIGVQRATNFDRYVTDHFAPAGAEVVRYGSQNEIFLDLLGGRLDATMASSVVIDESLLKRPEGKDFEFVGPNFTEEQYFGTGIGIAVRKNDALASRFNQALATIRANGTYDRIRQKYFDFDIYGE, encoded by the coding sequence ATGAACGTTAAACGCATCGCCCTGAAACTGGGTCTCGTCTCGCTGCTGGCTTTCGGCGCGAACCTGCAAGCCGCCGAGTCATCGCTGCGCATCGGCATCGAGGCAGCTTACCCCCCCTTCGCCTCGAAAACCCCGGACAACACCATCGTCGGCTTCGACTACGACATCGGCCAGGCGTTATGCGCCGAAATGAAGGTCCGTTGCATCTGGCAGGAACAGGAGTTCGATGGCTTGATTCCGGCGCTCAAGGTGAAAAAGGTCGACGCGGTGATTTCCTCCATGTCCATCACCCCCGAGCGGTTGAAGTCGGTGGACTTCAGCGACCGTTACTACCGGATCCCGGCGCGCCTGGTGTTTCGCAAGGGCAGCGGTATCAACGATATCCCGGCCCAGCTCAAAGGCAAGCGGATCGGGGTGCAGCGGGCGACCAACTTCGATCGTTATGTCACTGATCACTTTGCCCCGGCGGGCGCCGAGGTAGTGCGCTATGGTTCGCAGAACGAAATATTCCTCGACCTGTTGGGTGGGCGCCTGGACGCGACCATGGCCAGTTCGGTGGTGATCGACGAGAGCCTGCTCAAGCGTCCGGAGGGCAAGGACTTCGAATTTGTCGGGCCCAATTTCACCGAGGAACAATACTTCGGCACGGGCATCGGCATTGCGGTACGCAAGAACGATGCGTTGGCGAGCCGTTTCAATCAGGCGCTGGCGACCATTCGCGCCAACGGCACGTACGACAGGATTCGCCAGAAGTACTTTGATTTCGATATCTACGGCGAGTAA
- a CDS encoding NAD(P)/FAD-dependent oxidoreductase — protein sequence MQKTDVIVVGGGLVGMSIAYGLALLGRRVSVLDEGDDAIRAARGNFGLLWVQGKGYRMSPYAQWTRESVALWPRFAKALQADTGIDVHLRQQGGFQLCLSDGEMAEESRRLGWLRDAFAGNYPFELLDAAQLRTRLPGIGPDVVGGCFSPMDGHVNPLKLLRSLYAACQARGVKLINGHHVDAIDAGATGFELRAGDQRWSARQVVLAAGLGNRALGARVGLDVPVQPNRGQILVTERLEPFLQYPTTYVRQTDEGTLQLGDSHESAGFDDGTGSQVMAAIARRAVQCFPRLGQVRLVRAWGALRVMSADGFPIYETPQGCPGLSIVSCHSGVTLAAAHALRLAPWIAGEFDDPAVKPFGLQRFNPQAEVRHVG from the coding sequence ATGCAAAAAACTGATGTCATTGTCGTGGGGGGCGGCCTGGTGGGGATGTCCATCGCCTATGGGCTGGCCTTGCTCGGGCGCCGGGTGAGTGTGCTCGATGAAGGCGACGATGCCATTCGCGCGGCCCGAGGCAACTTTGGTCTGCTTTGGGTCCAGGGCAAGGGCTACCGCATGAGCCCATATGCGCAGTGGACGCGGGAATCGGTGGCGCTCTGGCCTCGGTTCGCCAAGGCGTTGCAAGCCGATACCGGCATCGACGTCCATTTGCGCCAACAGGGTGGGTTCCAGTTGTGCCTGAGCGATGGAGAAATGGCCGAGGAAAGCCGTCGGCTGGGTTGGCTGCGTGACGCCTTTGCCGGCAACTACCCCTTTGAATTGCTGGACGCTGCGCAACTACGCACCCGCTTGCCCGGTATTGGGCCAGACGTGGTGGGCGGCTGCTTTTCGCCCATGGACGGCCACGTCAACCCGCTCAAGCTGCTTCGCTCGCTCTACGCCGCCTGCCAGGCGCGCGGGGTCAAACTCATTAACGGCCATCACGTCGATGCTATCGACGCGGGTGCCACGGGCTTCGAACTGCGGGCTGGAGACCAGCGCTGGTCTGCTCGCCAGGTGGTGCTGGCCGCCGGCCTCGGCAATCGGGCGTTGGGGGCCAGGGTGGGGCTGGACGTGCCGGTGCAGCCAAACCGGGGGCAGATCCTGGTCACCGAGCGGCTTGAGCCATTTCTACAGTACCCCACCACCTATGTCCGCCAGACCGATGAGGGCACGCTGCAACTGGGCGATTCCCACGAGTCAGCGGGCTTCGATGACGGCACCGGCAGCCAGGTCATGGCCGCTATTGCCCGGCGCGCGGTGCAGTGTTTTCCACGGTTGGGCCAGGTGCGCCTGGTGCGGGCCTGGGGGGCGCTGCGGGTGATGAGTGCCGATGGCTTTCCGATCTACGAAACGCCCCAGGGCTGCCCGGGGTTGTCGATTGTCAGCTGCCACAGCGGCGTGACGCTGGCCGCTGCCCATGCCTTGCGCCTGGCGCCGTGGATCGCCGGCGAATTCGATGACCCGGCGGTGAAGCCATTCGGGCTGCAACGTTTCAACCCGCAAGCAGAGGTGCGCCATGTCGGCTGA
- a CDS encoding GntR family transcriptional regulator translates to MSKPGQTVLVALRKMIASGELAAGERLMEVPTAELFGVSRMPVRMAFRTLEQEGLLVRFGGRGFQVRSVSAEQIAGAVEVRGVLEGLAARQTAEHGLSEEARAILEQCLVQGDELFAKGYVTEDDLEVYHDLNMRFHQVIVEGSHNPAIADALSRNDHLPFASVTALAVDRQNMAGEFRRFNYAHMQHHSVFDALINRQSGRAEAIMREHANATLRYAEVFGSTLADERMTVILRSE, encoded by the coding sequence ATGAGTAAGCCCGGCCAAACGGTGCTGGTTGCGCTGCGCAAGATGATCGCCTCGGGCGAGCTGGCCGCTGGTGAGCGCTTGATGGAAGTCCCCACGGCTGAGCTGTTCGGTGTTTCGCGCATGCCGGTGCGCATGGCGTTCCGCACCCTGGAGCAGGAAGGGTTGCTGGTGCGCTTCGGCGGACGAGGTTTCCAGGTACGTTCGGTCAGCGCCGAGCAGATCGCCGGGGCCGTGGAGGTGCGTGGCGTGCTGGAGGGCCTGGCGGCACGGCAGACGGCCGAGCACGGTTTGTCTGAAGAGGCCCGCGCGATACTCGAGCAATGCCTGGTGCAGGGCGATGAACTGTTCGCCAAGGGCTATGTGACCGAGGACGACCTGGAGGTGTATCACGACCTCAACATGCGCTTTCACCAGGTGATCGTCGAAGGTAGCCACAACCCGGCGATTGCCGATGCCCTGTCCCGCAACGATCATCTGCCATTCGCCTCAGTGACCGCCCTGGCGGTGGATCGCCAGAACATGGCCGGCGAGTTTCGCCGCTTCAACTATGCCCATATGCAACACCATTCGGTGTTCGACGCCCTGATCAACCGCCAGAGCGGCCGTGCCGAGGCCATCATGCGCGAGCATGCCAATGCGACCCTGCGCTACGCCGAAGTGTTCGGCTCGACGCTGGCTGACGAGCGGATGACGGTGATTCTCCGTTCGGAGTGA
- a CDS encoding Ldh family oxidoreductase, which produces MSAPSDHAASCTLSYDALVNLLEKIFLRHGTSTDVARCLAENCAGAERDGAHSHGVFRIPGYVSTLNSGWVNGQAVPTVEDVASGFVAVDAGNGFAQPALAAARPLLVAKARSAGIAVLAIRNSHHFAALWPDVEPFAYEGLVALSVVNSMTCVVPHGADRPLFGTNPIAFAAPRADGEPIVFDLATSAIAHGDVQIAARKGELLPPGMGVDSLGQPTRDPKAILEGGALLPFGGHKGSALSMMVELLAAALTGGNFSFEFDWHNHPGAKTPWTGQLLIVIDPSKTAGQDFAERSQELVRQMHGVGLRRLPGDRRHRERSKSNEHGITLDEQALAQLRELAGS; this is translated from the coding sequence ATGTCTGCGCCATCCGATCATGCCGCTTCTTGCACCTTGTCCTACGATGCTCTGGTGAACCTGCTGGAGAAGATTTTCCTGCGTCATGGCACGTCGACCGACGTTGCGCGGTGCCTGGCTGAAAACTGTGCCGGGGCCGAGCGCGACGGAGCCCATAGCCATGGGGTGTTTCGCATTCCCGGTTATGTCTCGACGCTCAACAGCGGTTGGGTCAACGGTCAGGCCGTGCCGACGGTCGAAGATGTCGCATCAGGGTTTGTCGCAGTGGACGCCGGTAACGGGTTTGCCCAGCCAGCCCTGGCCGCCGCGCGTCCATTGCTGGTGGCGAAGGCTCGCAGCGCCGGTATCGCTGTCCTGGCCATTCGCAACTCCCATCACTTCGCCGCGCTCTGGCCGGATGTCGAGCCGTTTGCCTATGAAGGCCTGGTGGCGTTGAGTGTGGTCAACAGCATGACGTGCGTGGTGCCCCATGGCGCCGACCGTCCATTGTTCGGCACCAATCCCATTGCCTTCGCCGCACCGCGGGCCGACGGCGAGCCGATTGTCTTCGACCTCGCCACCAGCGCCATCGCCCACGGCGACGTACAGATTGCCGCACGCAAGGGCGAGTTGTTGCCGCCGGGCATGGGAGTGGACAGCCTCGGCCAGCCGACCCGCGACCCCAAGGCGATTCTCGAAGGTGGTGCGCTCCTGCCATTTGGCGGGCACAAGGGCTCGGCGTTGTCGATGATGGTCGAGTTGCTGGCCGCCGCCCTGACTGGCGGTAATTTTTCCTTCGAATTCGACTGGCACAACCATCCGGGCGCCAAGACGCCGTGGACCGGCCAGTTGTTGATCGTGATCGACCCGAGCAAGACCGCCGGGCAGGATTTCGCCGAGCGCAGCCAGGAATTGGTCAGGCAGATGCATGGCGTCGGGTTGCGCCGGCTGCCGGGGGATCGTCGCCATCGCGAGCGCAGCAAATCCAATGAACATGGGATTACCTTGGACGAGCAGGCCTTGGCGCAGTTGCGCGAGTTGGCGGGGAGTTGA
- a CDS encoding (2Fe-2S)-binding protein, with protein sequence MSADSLFRPLILGDHSVQIEFEGTPLTVPAEVSLAAALLACGIRHTRESAINGRAGAPYCMMGVCFECLVEVDGQANTQACLVPVRCGMRVRRQRGAACLAPWEEGGDE encoded by the coding sequence ATGTCGGCTGACAGCCTGTTCCGGCCGCTGATCTTGGGAGATCACAGCGTGCAAATCGAATTCGAAGGCACGCCGCTCACGGTGCCCGCCGAGGTATCCCTGGCTGCGGCCCTGTTGGCCTGCGGCATTCGCCACACCCGCGAGAGCGCCATCAACGGTCGTGCCGGTGCGCCTTATTGCATGATGGGGGTGTGCTTCGAATGCCTGGTGGAGGTGGACGGACAAGCCAATACCCAGGCGTGCCTGGTGCCGGTACGTTGCGGCATGCGCGTGCGTCGCCAACGCGGAGCCGCTTGCCTGGCACCGTGGGAGGAGGGCGGCGATGAATAA
- a CDS encoding RidA family protein, which translates to MSIQRIESNPRLSRSVVHNGVAWLSGVVATDCSQDIQGQTRQVLQRVDELLAASGSDKHRLLSVQIWMKDMGRDFAAMNAQWSEWVDATQTPARATAQVAFDDPQILLELIVTAVV; encoded by the coding sequence ATGAGTATTCAACGCATCGAAAGCAACCCACGCCTGAGCCGCAGCGTCGTGCACAACGGCGTGGCCTGGCTCAGCGGCGTCGTCGCCACCGACTGCAGCCAGGACATCCAGGGCCAGACCCGTCAGGTGCTGCAACGGGTCGATGAACTGCTCGCCGCGTCGGGCAGCGACAAGCACAGGCTGCTCAGCGTGCAGATCTGGATGAAAGACATGGGGCGGGATTTCGCCGCCATGAACGCGCAGTGGAGCGAGTGGGTCGATGCCACGCAGACGCCAGCGCGAGCCACGGCCCAAGTGGCCTTCGATGACCCTCAGATTTTGCTGGAGCTGATTGTCACGGCGGTGGTCTGA